One segment of Gopherus flavomarginatus isolate rGopFla2 chromosome 8, rGopFla2.mat.asm, whole genome shotgun sequence DNA contains the following:
- the ZDHHC15 gene encoding palmitoyltransferase ZDHHC15 isoform X2, with protein MALSRGLRCCQRVLAWVPVVIITLVVLWSYYAYVCELCLVTLTNPVEQVAYLMVFHVILVLFVWTYWKSVFTLPLQPDKKFHMSYADKERYENEERPEVQRQILVEIARKLPVYTRTGNGAIRFCDRCQLIKPDRCHHCSVCAMCVLKMDHHCPWVNNCVGFSNYKFFLLFLMYSLLYCMYIAATVFKYVIKYWTDELTNGRSKFHVLFLLFVAVMFFVSLMFLFGYHCWLVSRNRSTLEAFSAPVFQNGPDKNGFNLGFVKNLQQVFGEEKKLWLLPIVSSKGDGHFFPMRTLCEAQNPLLANEEQWGDDGLDEENPGYHEGSSLAIEMET; from the exons atgGCTCTGTCTAGGGGGCTGCGGTGCTGCCAGCGGGTGCTCGCCTGGGTGCCGGTCGTTATCATCACCCTGGTGGTGCTCTGGTCCTACTACGCCTACGTGTGCGAGCTCTGCCtgg tgactCTAACCAATCCCGTAGAACAAG TGGCCTACCTCATGGTATTCCATGTCATCCTTGTGCTCTTTGTGTGGACATACTGGAAGTCTGTTTTTACTCTTCCGCTGCAGCCAGATAAAAAG TTCCATATGTCCTATGCTGACAAAGAGCGCTATGAAAATGAAGAGAGACCGGAGGTGCAGAGGCAGATTCTTGTCGAAATTGCAAGGAAGTTGCCAGTGTACACAAGAACGGGGAATGGAG CTATTCGATTCTGTGATAGATGCCAGCTAATCAAACCTGACCGTTGTCACCACTGTTCTGTTTGTGCTAT GTGTGTGTTAAAAATGGATCATCATTGCCCATG GGTGAATAACTGCGTTGGATTTTCTAACTACAAATTCTTTCTACTGTTTTTAATGTATTCTTTGTTGTATTGCATGTATATTGCTgcaacagtcttcaagtatgtcaTCAAGTATTGGACA GACGAATTGACCAATGGACGTTCCAAGTTCCATGTGCTTTTCCTTCTTTTTGTGGCAGTCATGTTCTTTGTAAGCCTGATGTTTCTTTTTGGCTACCACTGTTGGCTTGTCAGTAGAAATAGGTCTACTTTGG AGGCGTTCTCAGCTCCAGTGTTTCAAAATGGCCCAGATAAAAATGGATTCAATCTGGGCTTCGTAAAGAATCTTCAGCAAGTGTTTGGAGAGGAAAAGAAGCTGTGGTTACTACCTATTGTATCCAG CAAGGGTGATGGACATTTCTTCCCTATGAGAACGTTATGTGAAGCTCAGAATCCACTGCTAGCAAACGAAGAACAGTGGGGAGACGATGGATTAGATGAAGAGAACCCTG GTTACCATGAAGGTTCATCTCTTGCCATAGAAATGGAGACATAG
- the ZDHHC15 gene encoding palmitoyltransferase ZDHHC15 isoform X1, which produces MALSRGLRCCQRVLAWVPVVIITLVVLWSYYAYVCELCLVTLTNPVEQVAYLMVFHVILVLFVWTYWKSVFTLPLQPDKKFHMSYADKERYENEERPEVQRQILVEIARKLPVYTRTGNGAIRFCDRCQLIKPDRCHHCSVCAMCVLKMDHHCPWVNNCVGFSNYKFFLLFLMYSLLYCMYIAATVFKYVIKYWTDELTNGRSKFHVLFLLFVAVMFFVSLMFLFGYHCWLVSRNRSTLEAFSAPVFQNGPDKNGFNLGFVKNLQQVFGEEKKLWLLPIVSSKGDGHFFPMRTLCEAQNPLLANEEQWGDDGLDEENPGGALPLQIIGLAVFHQQVAGRNGYHEGSSLAIEMET; this is translated from the exons atgGCTCTGTCTAGGGGGCTGCGGTGCTGCCAGCGGGTGCTCGCCTGGGTGCCGGTCGTTATCATCACCCTGGTGGTGCTCTGGTCCTACTACGCCTACGTGTGCGAGCTCTGCCtgg tgactCTAACCAATCCCGTAGAACAAG TGGCCTACCTCATGGTATTCCATGTCATCCTTGTGCTCTTTGTGTGGACATACTGGAAGTCTGTTTTTACTCTTCCGCTGCAGCCAGATAAAAAG TTCCATATGTCCTATGCTGACAAAGAGCGCTATGAAAATGAAGAGAGACCGGAGGTGCAGAGGCAGATTCTTGTCGAAATTGCAAGGAAGTTGCCAGTGTACACAAGAACGGGGAATGGAG CTATTCGATTCTGTGATAGATGCCAGCTAATCAAACCTGACCGTTGTCACCACTGTTCTGTTTGTGCTAT GTGTGTGTTAAAAATGGATCATCATTGCCCATG GGTGAATAACTGCGTTGGATTTTCTAACTACAAATTCTTTCTACTGTTTTTAATGTATTCTTTGTTGTATTGCATGTATATTGCTgcaacagtcttcaagtatgtcaTCAAGTATTGGACA GACGAATTGACCAATGGACGTTCCAAGTTCCATGTGCTTTTCCTTCTTTTTGTGGCAGTCATGTTCTTTGTAAGCCTGATGTTTCTTTTTGGCTACCACTGTTGGCTTGTCAGTAGAAATAGGTCTACTTTGG AGGCGTTCTCAGCTCCAGTGTTTCAAAATGGCCCAGATAAAAATGGATTCAATCTGGGCTTCGTAAAGAATCTTCAGCAAGTGTTTGGAGAGGAAAAGAAGCTGTGGTTACTACCTATTGTATCCAG CAAGGGTGATGGACATTTCTTCCCTATGAGAACGTTATGTGAAGCTCAGAATCCACTGCTAGCAAACGAAGAACAGTGGGGAGACGATGGATTAGATGAAGAGAACCCTG GAGGAGCTCTGCCCCTACAAATAATTGGACTTGCAGTTTTCCACCAACAAGTTGCAGGCAGAAATG GTTACCATGAAGGTTCATCTCTTGCCATAGAAATGGAGACATAG